The window tttttttttaaatattagcCCAATTAGGACCTTAGTATAATATATAGGTAAATTAGGTCAATGGTATAAAATCACAGACCAAATTAGACTATTTGGGTTAAACGCGTGTACTAAGCCCAGCCCAGTAAGCCCAAAACATAAGCCCATTTTTCCAAAAACAGAGCATTACAATCGCTAGAAAGTGGAGACCAGAAACATAACTTCGATTGTGTGTgagcttttctttttcctttttctactttaGCGGTTGGAGAAGGAGAGTTTTTTTATACTCGCAGCTGAGTTCAAACTTCAGATTTATCTTTTTGAATTGATAACCGTTTGGCCCTTTTTACATCTTTAAGGTAACATTCTCTCTGTTCTTTTAATTTGTGCCATTCTTCGATCCAACTTCAGAAATTATGCGTTTTTTTGTTGGACAACGAAAGGGGTTTAAATGGGTGAAGAAGAGAAATGAACATTGGTCGtgttcatattttattttgtgatcaTTGCGTGCAATCCCACATTGCAATGTTTCTGAATCAGTAAGAATCAGCTCCTCAAGTTGCTTTGCTCAATTCTTTCTAATTATTGACACCGATTGTAATTATGTTAATTAAACATGTTTATGTCAAAAAAATTAAGCCCTGTGTTTAGATattgtatctttttttttttttttttgtggtttcgTGAGGAAGAAATGAGATGTGCTAGACTGAATGTGATTGTTCTATGAGCCCTAGGTCTGGCTTGCTTGTATGCAAATGAAATTCTATAGGCCTCTGTGGTAACTTTTTTTATCCTTGAAAATTAAGCCTATGCACACCGTCCACATCCAAATTTCTTCCTCTAACTAGGCTAATTTTTGAGAACTAAAAGAAGTAAAGttgtttttggaatttggaaTTTGGCTAAGAATTCAACTATTGTACttgaaaaatattcaaattatgGCAAGAAATGTGAATGAAATAGgcctaattttcaaaaaccaaatggTTACCAAATTGGACCGGAGGTTTTTGTTTATTATGAAATTTTGTAATCATGCTCAAGTCTCTGAATTGGCCTGTTCAGTGAGACTGTTGTTCTAACTCttaaagatttttacttgttatGTAAGATAAGCGACTAACTAAAAAGCTCTAGGGGCTGCTGTAATCAGAGACTTGGAAAGAGTGTGGCTTTCAGGTAGGCCAGTTGGAGAAGTTGAGTAGGTGAATTGGGGACCTCGGGATGCATAGTAGAGGTTCTAATCTAACTGATCGTATCACTTGTAGGTTTGAAATTATCTATCATGATCGTAATAGAATTTgacatctttctttcttcaggTATGGTGAAGCATGGAAACAAATCAAAGGCGTGGTACAGACAGCAGACAATCTCGGTTCTCATTGTGTCTGCTTTTCTTATCCTTTTTGTGTTGATGATGTTATTTCGCAAGGAGTCTCAAGAGCGTGATATTTTAGTTGAGGTGACTCCGAAGCAGAAGTGGGATAGCTTTAACTCTCTTGTGCAATTTAATCCAAATAGAGAGTTTCGCAATGGAACTGATATAATATCGCAAATTCCCGATTCTCCAAAGTCTGTTTTGTTTTTTGCTCATGGCTGCAATGGTAAAGCTGTCAACTTTTGGGACAGATCTCCTGAGTGTCCTTCTTGTGTCGGTCTGCCTGAAGAACGGTTGATTGTCCTTCATGCTCTCAGCAAACGTTTTGCAGTTCTTACAATATCAAGTTCTCAGAAATGTTGGACATTGGGGAAGGAATTGGCAGTTGTTAAAGACATAATACGTTGGTGGGTTGGAAAGAACAAACTTGAGAAACTTCCTCTTGTTGGTTTAGGTGCCTCCTCTGGTGGGTATTTTCTTTCAGTACTTGCCACTAAGTTGAAATTTGATAGCATTACTTTGATGATTGCTGAAGGGCTGTATGAACAAATGGAGGTAACAGAGAGATACCCACCTACTCTGTTTGTACACATGCCGAAAGATCATTTTAGGCAACAAAAGATCAATGAAAATATGGAGTTTTTGAAAGGTAAAGGAATTGATGTTGCTGAGATTGAATGCTTGGAGTTTGCTCTGTGGCCACATTTTTTGGCTGACCGAATCTCAGGACTTGACAAGAATGTTTCTGCAAAGTTGTTTGAGCTTTTCCAAGCCAAGGGCTTTGTAGATGGAAATGGAAAGATGCTCAAAGATGGACGTGCAACACGGTGGAAAGAAGCCCTCAAGGCCAGTGGGATCAGTTTACCTGATAATAGTTTAACCAATCACATTCAAGAAGAGTTGAATCTTGCCTTTGCATACCACGAAATGACTAGCTTAGAGGCTGACAAGATCTTCACATGGTTTGAATCTCACTTTACTTGAGATGATTTTATCACCATTTAAAGAAAATTCAGGTTCTTAGGACAAACACCTGTCCAAGCACACGCACTTGAAGAAAATGTACAGAGAACAGTTTTTTAATCCACATTTTTTGTAATGCTAGTGAAGATGGTTTAGTATCCATTTCTACACTGTTCAGTTAAGAAAGTTCAAGTAATAACGTGAATAAATGATAAAGTTCAACTCCCATTTTGTTGTTCTGGCTGGTGCTTGGTGGTCTACAATTTGATCTTCAATGTGAAATGTTGTTCGGTACTTTATTTGAAATACTGTCATATTTCTCTTCCATCCAAGGAACAATTGAATCTCCATTAGTGCAAGAAGATTATCAGACTAAATTTATGGCTATGATCAACTGAACTTTTTGTTAAGGGCATATGAGCTTATGTTTCTATTATTACTTTTCCTGCTGTTTTTCAAGGTAAAATATCTTGGGTGGTTGGCTTAATGGGAGTTCTTAACTACGGGGACCCACCTTCTCAGAGCACCGGACCGGAGGTTTCCTAATGGCTGTTGGCTTCTTCCTTCTATATGAGTTTGTTTACTGCACTTACTCTATTATGTCTTCTTTTTACACCGTTGATATTTGAGATTTAGCATTTATACTGTTCACAAAATCAAGCTCTGGTCATTAAATCCAACCCAAGGGCATCCCAAGTTGTTTGTTCTTTTGTAGGTTAACCTTATTGAATGTAGTGCATTTCCTCATTAATGCGCCATAAATACAAACACTTCATGGATTTTACTACCCTTTTAAAGCATAGTGATAGAAACAATAGATTAGTGTAGATAACAAGCATCTGAACTTTTAATTTTCAACCCCCTTTTGGATAATCTGATTAAACAAATTTAACTCTTGAAACAATCTTGATTTCACAATGAATTTGGATAACAAAGACTGAGCATCTCTATGTTCAAATACATGAACAAAAGAGATTGCAAGAAACTAGAAACaagaacaaaataaaacaaaacaacacATGCAATGGTAAATTGGTCTCACTGTCTCACTACTAACTGCTAAGGCACACTCATTAGTTATTTAGATGGTAAATGGTAGGAAAAAGTGGGGAAATCAAGCTCTGGGTTTAATTTTGCCCTCGTTGGCTAACTTGAACGTGTTGGCCTGATCGCCTGCTGCTTTGTTGGAGCTGAGTGCTGAGACGAAACTTGTCCTAACTTGCTTGGTTGTGTAGGGGAATCTGTTACTAGCAAGAGAGTTGAGGTACGAAGCAGTTCCTTCTCTGAGAAGGGCCCCATACCCATCATTCCTTGTGTTAGAAAGTGC is drawn from Cucumis melo cultivar AY chromosome 11, USDA_Cmelo_AY_1.0, whole genome shotgun sequence and contains these coding sequences:
- the LOC103496322 gene encoding uncharacterized protein LOC103496322 isoform X2, encoding MVKHGNKSKAWYRQQTISVLIVSAFLILFVLMMLFRKESQERDILVEVTPKQKWDSFNSLVQFNPNREFRNGTDIISQIPDSPKSVLFFAHGCNGKAVNFWDRSPECPSCVGLPEERLIVLHALSKRFAVLTISSSQKCWTLGKELAVVKDIIRWWVGKNKLEKLPLVGLGASSGGYFLSVLATKLKFDSITLMIAEGLYEQMEVTERYPPTLFVHMPKDHFRQQKINENMEFLKGKGIDVAEIECLEFALWPHFLADRISGLDKNVSAKLFELFQAKGFVDGNGKMLKDGRATRWKEALKASGISLPDNSLTNHIQEELNLAFAYHEMTSLEADKIFTWFESHFT
- the LOC103496322 gene encoding uncharacterized protein LOC103496322 isoform X3 is translated as MHSRGMVKHGNKSKAWYRQQTISVLIVSAFLILFVLMMLFRKESQERDILVEVTPKQKWDSFNSLVQFNPNREFRNGTDIISQIPDSPKSVLFFAHGCNGKAVNFWDRSPECPSCVGLPEERLIVLHALSKRFAVLTISSSQKCWTLGKELAVVKDIIRWWVGKNKLEKLPLVGLGASSGGYFLSVLATKLKFDSITLMIAEGLYEQMEVTERYPPTLFVHMPKDHFRQQKINENMEFLKGKGIDVAEIECLEFALWPHFLADRISGLDKNVSAKLFELFQAKGFVDGNGKMLKDGRATRWKEALKASGISLPDNSLTNHIQEELNLAFAYHEMTSLEADKIFTW
- the LOC103496322 gene encoding uncharacterized protein LOC103496322 isoform X1; amino-acid sequence: MHSRGMVKHGNKSKAWYRQQTISVLIVSAFLILFVLMMLFRKESQERDILVEVTPKQKWDSFNSLVQFNPNREFRNGTDIISQIPDSPKSVLFFAHGCNGKAVNFWDRSPECPSCVGLPEERLIVLHALSKRFAVLTISSSQKCWTLGKELAVVKDIIRWWVGKNKLEKLPLVGLGASSGGYFLSVLATKLKFDSITLMIAEGLYEQMEVTERYPPTLFVHMPKDHFRQQKINENMEFLKGKGIDVAEIECLEFALWPHFLADRISGLDKNVSAKLFELFQAKGFVDGNGKMLKDGRATRWKEALKASGISLPDNSLTNHIQEELNLAFAYHEMTSLEADKIFTWFESHFT